One Kutzneria kofuensis DNA window includes the following coding sequences:
- a CDS encoding arabinofuranosidase catalytic domain-containing protein — protein MRNSSPAGRLRPALRVLLRAGLAAVLVLSALVAANTTSAPARAATSLACDIYAAGGTPCIAAHSTTRALYAAYNGPLYQIQRNSDKKYLDIGLLAAGGVADSAPQVTFCANTSCTITKIYDQSVNHNDLPISWGGFWKGPGPNGSDVGANAMALPVTVGGHPAYGIRNTPGTGYRIDVAKNAPTGSHPEGVYMVTSSNYVNQWCCFDYGSGETSHTDTGNATMNAIEWGTACWFGNCVGTGPWVEADLENGMYHTGTGSNKDPNNPGVHFPFVSAWEKNNGTSNFTLKYGNATSGGLTTPYSGPLPNGYSPMKTEASILLGTGGDNSNSGAGEFFEGAVISGFPSDATESAVQADIVAAGYSAGSGNGTTGAVRNTASSRCLDVNNNTTTPGTQLQIWDCNGGNNQSWTRNASGELTVYSGDTMRCLDANAQGTTPGTKVIIWNCNGQTNQQWTVNSDGTIKGVQSGLCLDVTNSGTNNGALVQLSSCSGQASQKWSLG, from the coding sequence ATGAGAAACAGTTCACCGGCGGGCCGGTTGCGGCCCGCGCTCCGCGTGCTCCTGCGGGCCGGGCTGGCCGCCGTGCTCGTGCTCAGCGCACTCGTCGCGGCCAACACGACATCCGCGCCGGCCCGCGCCGCCACCAGCCTGGCGTGCGACATCTACGCCGCGGGCGGAACACCGTGCATCGCGGCCCACAGCACCACCCGGGCGCTGTACGCGGCGTACAACGGGCCGCTGTACCAGATCCAGCGCAACTCCGACAAGAAGTACCTCGACATCGGCCTCCTCGCGGCCGGTGGCGTCGCCGACTCGGCGCCGCAGGTCACCTTCTGCGCCAACACCTCCTGCACCATCACCAAGATCTACGACCAGAGCGTCAACCACAACGACCTGCCGATCTCGTGGGGCGGCTTCTGGAAGGGGCCGGGCCCCAACGGCTCCGACGTCGGGGCCAACGCGATGGCCCTGCCGGTGACCGTCGGCGGCCACCCGGCCTACGGCATCAGGAACACGCCGGGCACCGGGTACCGGATCGACGTGGCCAAGAACGCGCCGACCGGGTCCCACCCCGAGGGCGTCTACATGGTCACCTCGTCGAACTACGTGAACCAGTGGTGCTGCTTCGACTACGGCAGCGGCGAGACCTCGCACACCGACACCGGCAACGCCACCATGAACGCCATCGAGTGGGGCACCGCGTGCTGGTTCGGCAACTGCGTCGGCACCGGCCCGTGGGTCGAGGCCGACCTGGAGAACGGCATGTACCACACCGGCACCGGCTCCAACAAGGACCCGAACAACCCCGGCGTGCACTTCCCGTTCGTCAGCGCGTGGGAGAAGAACAACGGCACCAGCAACTTCACCCTCAAGTACGGCAACGCCACCAGCGGCGGCCTCACCACGCCGTACTCGGGTCCGCTGCCCAACGGCTACTCGCCGATGAAGACCGAGGCGTCGATCCTGTTGGGCACCGGCGGCGACAACAGCAACAGCGGCGCCGGCGAGTTCTTCGAGGGCGCGGTGATCTCCGGTTTCCCGTCCGACGCCACCGAAAGCGCCGTGCAGGCCGACATCGTCGCGGCCGGCTACTCCGCCGGCAGCGGTAACGGGACGACCGGCGCGGTGCGCAACACCGCCTCGAGCCGGTGCCTGGACGTCAACAACAACACCACGACGCCGGGCACCCAGCTCCAGATCTGGGACTGCAACGGCGGGAACAACCAGTCCTGGACCCGGAACGCCTCCGGTGAGCTGACCGTCTACAGCGGCGACACCATGCGCTGCCTCGACGCCAACGCGCAGGGAACCACCCCCGGCACCAAGGTGATCATCTGGAACTGCAACGGCCAGACCAACCAGCAGTGGACCGTCAACTCCGACGGCACCATCAAGGGAGTCCAGTCCGGGCTCTGCCTGGACGTCACCAACTCCGGCACCAACAACGGCGCCCTCGTCCAACTGTCCAGCTGTTCCGGTCAGGCCAGCCAGAAATGGTCCCTCGGCTGA
- a CDS encoding GlxA family transcriptional regulator encodes MSRGSSHRVAVIVDEGSNPFELGVAAELFGLRRPELGRRWYDFTVCADGRAARMHAGFFTLTDVATLEAAEAADTVIVPNRPEPEAGCSPAVVRAVQRAAERGARLVSFCTGAFTLAAAGVLDGRRATTHWHWAERFAARYPKVLLEPDVLYVDDGDVLTAAGSAAALDLGLHLIRRDHGAEIANAVSRRLVFAAHRDGGQRQFVERPVAAVADDSLAPVLAWAQEHLDRPLTVADLAARAAVSPATLHRRFQTELGTTPLAWLATERVSVACRLLERGEQSLDRVAAASGLGRPSNLRTWMRRRTGLTPTAYRLRFGPAASP; translated from the coding sequence ATGTCGCGTGGATCCTCTCATCGGGTGGCTGTGATCGTCGACGAGGGCTCGAACCCGTTCGAGTTGGGCGTCGCGGCGGAGTTGTTCGGGCTGCGACGGCCGGAGCTGGGCCGTCGGTGGTACGACTTCACGGTGTGCGCCGACGGGCGGGCGGCGCGGATGCACGCCGGATTCTTCACGCTGACCGACGTGGCCACGCTGGAGGCGGCGGAGGCGGCCGACACCGTGATCGTGCCGAACCGGCCGGAACCGGAGGCCGGGTGCTCGCCGGCCGTGGTGCGCGCCGTCCAGCGGGCGGCGGAGCGGGGCGCCCGGCTGGTCAGCTTCTGCACCGGGGCGTTCACCCTGGCCGCGGCCGGGGTGCTCGACGGGCGCCGGGCCACCACGCACTGGCACTGGGCCGAGCGGTTCGCCGCCCGCTACCCGAAGGTGCTGCTCGAGCCGGACGTGCTGTACGTCGACGACGGCGACGTGCTGACCGCCGCGGGCAGCGCCGCAGCGCTGGACCTCGGCCTGCACCTGATCCGCCGCGACCACGGCGCCGAGATCGCCAACGCGGTCAGCCGGCGTCTGGTCTTCGCCGCCCACCGCGACGGCGGGCAGCGCCAGTTCGTCGAACGGCCCGTCGCGGCCGTGGCCGACGACTCGCTGGCCCCGGTGCTGGCCTGGGCCCAGGAGCACCTGGACCGGCCGTTGACGGTCGCCGACCTGGCCGCCCGCGCGGCGGTGAGCCCGGCCACCCTGCACCGCCGCTTCCAGACGGAGCTGGGCACCACGCCGCTGGCGTGGCTGGCCACCGAACGCGTCTCGGTGGCCTGCCGGCTGCTCGAACGCGGCGAGCAGAGCCTCGACCGCGTCGCCGCCGCCAGCGGCCTGGGAAGACCGTCCAACCTGCGAACCTGGATGCGCCGGCGGACCGGGTTGACGCCTACCGCCTACCGCCTCCGTTTCGGCCCGGCCGCTTCCCCCTGA
- a CDS encoding cupin domain-containing protein: MTNQPIDLHAALAGFDDLWAPRIAARVNDYDVRIAKVAGEFAWHRHDDTDEFFLVLDGELRLELRDEDGERAVTLPRGSVFVVARGVEHKPSSAGGASILMFEPTGTPNTGDQHERLPDHIVTTTGHALA, encoded by the coding sequence GTGACCAACCAACCCATCGACCTGCACGCCGCGCTGGCCGGTTTCGACGACCTGTGGGCGCCGCGGATCGCCGCCCGCGTCAACGACTACGACGTCCGCATCGCCAAGGTGGCCGGCGAGTTCGCGTGGCACCGCCACGACGACACCGACGAGTTCTTCCTCGTCCTCGACGGCGAGTTGCGCCTCGAGCTGCGCGACGAGGACGGCGAGCGCGCGGTCACCCTCCCGCGCGGCTCCGTGTTCGTCGTCGCCCGCGGCGTGGAGCACAAGCCCTCGTCCGCCGGCGGGGCGTCCATCCTCATGTTCGAGCCCACCGGCACTCCCAACACCGGGGACCAGCACGAGCGGCTGCCCGACCACATCGTCACCACAACGGGACACGCGCTCGCCTGA